The proteins below are encoded in one region of Gopherus flavomarginatus isolate rGopFla2 chromosome 12, rGopFla2.mat.asm, whole genome shotgun sequence:
- the LOC127033093 gene encoding uncharacterized protein LOC127033093, with product MEDQSDACRLCGSQLQGSQRRWLFHRAPQRPDLRVLLAHVCREAPRRGDGRGEFLCGKCAQALGRVFRFDTVIARVQALSLERLRHLLEEKECLARCLRHLHAHRSPTGSLPPSPAGAPQLPDGPYQQLLQEDMALAGFECWAEPGAGGSPCQNRWCPGCHGLRVPDADYEWVCGTPRQLGARSPALPLCRDKSQSMPLVLHAGLGGSGGHGGSLRSLHSCSLLSLASLAGPELLGEALRALRGIGRRALRVPRGSRIPVLVRRE from the exons ATGGAGGACCAGAGCGACGCCTGCCGGCTgtgtggctcccagctgcagggcagcCAGCGCCGGTGGCTCTTCCACCGGGCACCCCAGCGCCCTGACTTGCGGGTTCTGCTGGCCCACGTGTGCCGGGAGGCACCACGCCGGGGGGACGGCCGGGGCGAGTTCCTCTGCGGGAAATGCGCCCAGGCGCTGGGGCGGGTTTTCCGCTTCGACACGGTGATTGCCCGGGTGCAGGCGCTGTCCCTTGAGCGGCTGCGGCACCTCCTGGAGGAGAAGGAGTGTCTGGCCCGCTGCCTCCGGCACCTCCACGCCCACCGCAGCCCCACGGGCAGCCTGCCCCCGAGCCCGGCGGGCGCCCCCCAGCTGCCGGACGGGCCGTaccagcagctgctccaggagGACATGGCGCTGGCCGGGTTTGAGTGCTGGGCAGAGCCGGGTGCCGGCGGGAGCCCCTGCCAGAACCGCTGGTGTCCCGGCTGCCACGGGCTGCGGGTGCCCGACGCGGATTATGAGTGGGTGTGTGGGACGCCGCGGCAGCTCGGCGCCAGgtccccagcgctgcccctcTGCCGGGACAAGTCCCAGAGCATGCCCCTGGTGCTGCACGCTGGcctggggggcagcggggggcacgGCGGGTCCCTGCgctccctccactcctgctccCTCCTGTCCCTGGCCAGCCTAGCAGGGCCGGAGCTGCTGGGGGAGGCgctgcgggcgctcaggggcatcGGCCGGCGGGCACTGAGGGTGCCCCGCGGCAGCAGGATCccggtgctg GTAAGAAGGGAatga